From a single Photobacterium gaetbulicola Gung47 genomic region:
- a CDS encoding putative 23S rRNA ribosomal pseudouridinesynthase (COG0564), with amino-acid sequence MHVRMKPMKDDKPKVQFIEISDDFAGQRIDNFLRARLKNVPKSMIYRILRKGEVRVNKKRIKPEYKLQDGDLVRVPPVKVPEKEDQAPISTKLDKVAELEACIIYEDDHMLILNKPSGTAVHGGSGLKFGAIEALRALRPDARFLELVHRIDRDTSGILLVAKKRSALRKLQEQFRNKTVQKYYFALVMGEWKASCKKVTAPLLKNEVNSIVRVNPNGKPSDTRFKVLERLDQATLVQASPVTGRTHQIRVHCQYTGHPIAWDDRYGDPRFDAFTKKVGLDRLFLHAANIKFTHPGNEELMDISAPMEKKLQQAVEKLRRKA; translated from the coding sequence ATGCATGTTAGAATGAAACCCATGAAAGATGATAAACCAAAAGTGCAGTTCATCGAAATATCTGATGACTTTGCAGGCCAGCGGATCGATAACTTCCTCCGTGCTCGGCTAAAAAATGTACCAAAAAGTATGATTTACCGCATTTTGCGCAAAGGCGAAGTGCGAGTGAACAAAAAACGTATAAAACCAGAATACAAACTGCAGGACGGTGATCTTGTTCGGGTTCCTCCGGTAAAGGTACCGGAAAAAGAAGACCAAGCACCGATCAGTACCAAATTAGACAAGGTAGCCGAGCTTGAGGCGTGTATCATCTATGAAGATGACCACATGCTGATCCTCAACAAACCGTCAGGTACCGCAGTTCACGGTGGCAGCGGCTTGAAGTTCGGGGCAATCGAAGCCTTGCGGGCGTTGCGCCCGGATGCTCGCTTCCTGGAGCTGGTCCACCGTATCGACCGTGATACGTCCGGTATTTTGTTGGTGGCGAAAAAACGTTCGGCGCTACGAAAGCTACAGGAGCAGTTCCGCAACAAGACGGTACAGAAGTATTACTTTGCCTTGGTGATGGGCGAGTGGAAGGCCAGCTGTAAGAAAGTGACTGCGCCGCTGCTGAAAAATGAGGTCAACAGTATCGTGCGGGTCAATCCGAACGGCAAGCCCTCTGATACCCGTTTCAAGGTACTTGAACGGTTAGATCAGGCGACGCTGGTTCAGGCCAGTCCGGTCACGGGCCGTACCCACCAGATCCGTGTTCATTGCCAATATACCGGTCACCCGATCGCCTGGGATGACCGCTACGGCGACCCTCGTTTTGATGCCTTTACCAAGAAGGTCGGGTTGGACCGCTTGTTCCTGCATGCTGCGAACATCAAGTTTACCCACCCGGGCAATGAAGAGCTGATGGACATCAGTGCGCCGATGGAGAAGAAGCTCCAGCAGGCCGTGGAGAAACTGCGCCGTAAGGCGTAA
- a CDS encoding putative ribonuclease E (COG1530): MKKNEYNIMKRMLINATQKEELRVALVDGQKLFDLDIESPGHESKKANIYKGRITRIEPSLEAAFVDYGAERHGFLPLKEIARDYFPADYSYQGRPNIKEVLKEGQEVIVQVDKEERGNKGAALTTFISLAGSYLVLMPNNPRAGGISRRIEGEERTQLKAALSTLELPQGMGLIVRTAGVGKSAEDLEYDLNYLLNHWERVKGAADSAPAPFLIHQESNVIARAIRDYLRRDIGEIVIDSKKIFDRARDHIQQVRPDFLSRVKLYENSETPLFNHYQIENQIESAFQREVRLPSGGSIVIDPTEALTSIDINSARATKGGDIEETALQTNLEAADEIARQLRLRDLGGLVVIDFIDMTPVRHQREVENRLREAVRMDRARVQIGRISRFGLLEMSRQRLSPSLAEASHHVCPRCSGTGVIRDSESLSLSILRLIEEEALKDNTSQVLAIVPVAIASYLLNEKRRSVQYIEKSHNVRVIIVPNANMETPHFEVVRVRSGDEHDTLSYNLPSTLEALREAESAESAPQERTTKKREEPVLQGFTAPAQTAATPSAKPQPTKKAAAPAAATEAKPGFFSRIFTAIASFFSGPEQEEQPKEKKEPNKRNRRDRKDNRRSQDNRRGERQEGRRGERQQDNRRGKDNRRGRQDRSESENNKQQQVAEQREQRQARRRNEKAKDKQEQSAEKPTQQQRKDKDQKRQRRDRDDAQAQKPRRERDQDQKAKADKPAVEEQRQEQEKTVKVKQRRQRREMRKKVRITDDAEVKAVETAKPEVAETPAAKSELQEMGTAMAQEAKAVAESTEEKNGEQEGQRRNRRSPRHLRASGQRRRRIRDTRPEKGEDMEQMVTDAVGHAVEEVTDTLNDIENVVSIVEKRKPAVRLKSGVASPEMAMGKVWPAASKPAVAAIEAAVEAEAPEAAPVAEQAAVLGGVAMPELAMGKAFPLRSEAAVEETVVEAPVAEEQTVEAPAVTETAEATVAEETVAEEPKAEAESDVAAAIAAAQAAMLGMHAQQPAEEPEQEAPVAEKAVAEEPVTEVSAEAPAEAAKASEATVASVETAPAQICATSPRGQHATAAMAKAPAPTEASEARVVAIAPLREARFAARQAGSQTATSHATSGAQSTMPNAE, translated from the coding sequence ATGAAAAAAAACGAGTACAATATAATGAAAAGAATGTTGATTAACGCAACTCAAAAGGAAGAGTTGCGCGTCGCATTAGTTGATGGGCAGAAGCTGTTCGATCTAGATATCGAAAGCCCTGGCCACGAATCTAAAAAAGCAAATATCTACAAAGGACGCATCACACGTATCGAACCAAGTCTGGAAGCAGCGTTCGTTGACTATGGTGCAGAACGCCACGGTTTCCTCCCTCTTAAAGAAATCGCCCGCGATTACTTCCCTGCAGACTACTCTTACCAAGGCCGCCCTAACATTAAGGAAGTGCTGAAAGAAGGTCAGGAAGTCATTGTCCAGGTTGATAAAGAAGAGCGAGGCAACAAAGGCGCCGCCCTTACTACCTTTATTTCACTTGCAGGTAGCTACCTGGTACTGATGCCAAACAACCCACGCGCCGGCGGTATTTCTCGCCGTATCGAGGGTGAAGAGCGTACTCAGCTTAAAGCGGCACTCAGCACGCTGGAATTGCCTCAGGGCATGGGCTTGATTGTACGTACTGCTGGTGTTGGTAAGTCAGCTGAAGATCTGGAATACGATCTAAACTACCTACTTAACCACTGGGAGCGTGTTAAAGGGGCTGCAGACTCGGCACCGGCGCCTTTCCTGATCCACCAGGAAAGTAACGTTATCGCCCGAGCTATTCGTGACTACCTACGCCGTGATATCGGCGAAATCGTTATCGACAGCAAGAAAATCTTTGACCGCGCTCGCGATCACATCCAGCAGGTTCGTCCAGACTTCCTGTCTCGAGTAAAACTGTATGAAAACAGCGAAACCCCGCTGTTTAACCACTACCAGATCGAAAACCAGATCGAGTCCGCGTTCCAGCGCGAGGTTCGCCTGCCGTCTGGTGGCTCGATTGTGATCGACCCGACTGAAGCACTAACCTCAATCGATATCAACTCTGCCCGTGCTACCAAGGGTGGCGATATCGAAGAAACGGCGCTTCAAACTAACCTCGAAGCAGCAGACGAGATTGCTCGCCAGCTGCGCCTTCGCGACCTAGGTGGCCTGGTTGTTATCGACTTCATCGATATGACTCCGGTACGCCACCAGCGTGAAGTAGAAAACCGTCTGCGCGAAGCGGTACGCATGGACCGTGCGCGTGTTCAGATCGGTCGTATTTCTCGTTTTGGTCTGTTGGAGATGTCACGCCAGCGTCTGAGCCCGTCACTTGCTGAAGCTAGCCACCACGTGTGTCCTCGCTGTAGCGGTACCGGGGTGATCCGTGACAGTGAGTCGCTATCGCTTTCAATCCTTCGTCTGATCGAAGAAGAAGCACTGAAAGACAACACCTCGCAGGTCCTGGCCATTGTGCCGGTGGCGATTGCGTCTTACCTGCTCAACGAGAAACGTCGCTCGGTACAGTACATTGAGAAATCTCACAATGTACGCGTGATTATCGTGCCAAATGCCAACATGGAAACGCCTCACTTTGAAGTGGTTCGTGTCCGCTCTGGTGATGAACACGATACACTGTCATACAACCTGCCAAGCACGTTGGAAGCATTACGCGAAGCTGAGTCTGCTGAGTCTGCCCCTCAAGAGCGTACGACCAAAAAACGTGAGGAGCCTGTTCTGCAGGGCTTTACCGCCCCAGCACAAACAGCGGCCACCCCGTCAGCCAAGCCACAGCCAACCAAGAAGGCAGCGGCACCGGCGGCAGCAACCGAGGCTAAACCAGGCTTCTTTAGCCGCATCTTCACGGCAATTGCAAGCTTCTTCTCAGGCCCTGAGCAGGAAGAGCAACCGAAAGAGAAGAAAGAGCCTAACAAGCGTAATCGTCGCGATCGCAAGGACAACCGCCGCAGCCAAGACAACCGCCGTGGTGAGCGTCAGGAAGGCCGTCGTGGTGAGCGCCAGCAAGACAACCGCCGTGGTAAAGACAATCGCCGTGGCCGTCAGGATCGTTCTGAGTCGGAAAACAACAAGCAGCAGCAGGTTGCCGAACAGCGCGAACAGCGCCAAGCACGTCGTCGCAATGAAAAAGCGAAAGACAAACAGGAGCAAAGCGCCGAGAAGCCAACTCAGCAGCAGCGTAAAGACAAAGATCAGAAACGCCAGCGTCGTGACCGTGATGATGCCCAGGCTCAAAAGCCTCGTCGCGAACGCGATCAGGATCAGAAAGCCAAAGCTGACAAGCCGGCTGTTGAAGAGCAGCGTCAGGAGCAGGAAAAAACCGTTAAGGTGAAACAGCGTCGCCAGCGTCGCGAAATGCGTAAGAAAGTTCGCATCACTGATGACGCAGAAGTGAAAGCGGTTGAAACAGCGAAGCCTGAAGTCGCTGAAACACCTGCTGCTAAGTCTGAACTGCAAGAGATGGGTACCGCCATGGCTCAGGAAGCCAAGGCAGTTGCTGAATCGACTGAAGAGAAGAACGGCGAGCAAGAAGGCCAGCGCCGTAACCGTCGCTCTCCTCGCCACCTGCGTGCAAGTGGCCAGCGCCGCCGCCGTATCCGTGACACCCGCCCAGAGAAAGGCGAAGACATGGAGCAAATGGTAACTGACGCTGTCGGTCATGCGGTTGAAGAAGTCACCGATACTCTGAACGATATCGAGAATGTGGTTTCTATCGTTGAGAAACGCAAACCGGCCGTTCGCCTCAAGAGTGGTGTTGCTTCTCCTGAAATGGCAATGGGTAAAGTCTGGCCTGCGGCAAGCAAACCTGCAGTAGCAGCAATCGAAGCAGCAGTAGAAGCTGAAGCACCAGAAGCAGCGCCTGTTGCAGAACAAGCTGCTGTACTAGGCGGTGTTGCTATGCCAGAGCTAGCCATGGGTAAAGCATTCCCACTTCGTTCTGAAGCCGCTGTTGAAGAGACAGTTGTTGAAGCACCAGTTGCTGAAGAGCAAACGGTAGAAGCACCTGCGGTGACTGAAACTGCTGAAGCAACTGTTGCAGAAGAGACTGTTGCTGAAGAGCCGAAGGCAGAAGCTGAATCAGACGTTGCTGCGGCTATTGCTGCTGCACAAGCGGCCATGCTGGGCATGCATGCCCAACAGCCAGCAGAAGAGCCTGAGCAAGAAGCCCCGGTCGCGGAAAAAGCTGTTGCTGAAGAACCTGTAACAGAAGTTAGCGCTGAAGCGCCAGCAGAAGCAGCGAAAGCGTCTGAAGCAACTGTTGCGAGTGTAGAAACGGCACCCGCACAGATTTGTGCCACGTCTCCGCGCGGCCAGCACGCGACAGCAGCAATGGCGAAAGCACCAGCACCGACAGAGGCCTCTGAGGCTCGAGTCGTTGCTATTGCACCGCTACGTGAAGCTCGTTTCGCAGCTCGCCAGGCAGGAAGCCAGACAGCTACCAGCCACGCGACATCGGGTGCTCAGTCAACGATGCCAAATGCCGAGTAA
- a CDS encoding putative sulfate permease family protein (COG0659) — MFEFPQFSRQSVKNDVLSGLTVALALVPEAVAFAFVAGVDPMVGLYAAFIVGLVTAVLGGRPGMISGATGAMAVVMVSLVAEHGIEYLFAAIMLAGVLQILAGIFKLGKFIRMVPHPVMIGFVNGLAIVIFLAQLGQFKVPDATGTLQWMQGSQLYIMLGLVALTMFIIHFLPKLTKAVPSSLVAIITVTVLVHGLGLDTRTVIDFVRSMSGDTNATLAGSLPTFALPEVGFNMETLRIILPYSLILAAVGLIESLLTLTVIDEMTGTRGQGNRECVGQGVANVTCSVFGAMGGCAMIGQSMININSGGRGRLSGITGAVGLLLFILFGSSLIEIIPLAALVGVMFMVVIGTFEWASFKMARKVPKHDFFAIILVTGVTVAFDLALAVIVGVIYSALVFAWKHAKHIYASSYIDDNGSKVYALDGPLFFGSVSNFLELFDAKNDPADVIIDFAKSRVADHSAIEAIDTIAERYANQGKTLHIRHLSPECRSLLKKAGNLVEVNLLEDPTYKVATDTLG; from the coding sequence ATGTTTGAATTCCCACAATTTTCACGACAATCCGTCAAGAATGACGTTCTTTCGGGGCTCACTGTTGCCCTTGCCCTTGTACCTGAAGCGGTTGCATTTGCCTTCGTGGCGGGTGTTGACCCAATGGTTGGCCTGTATGCTGCCTTCATCGTCGGCTTAGTGACGGCTGTACTGGGCGGTCGTCCGGGTATGATCTCTGGTGCTACCGGTGCCATGGCTGTTGTTATGGTTAGCCTGGTCGCAGAACACGGTATTGAGTACCTTTTTGCCGCCATTATGCTTGCCGGTGTGCTGCAGATCCTCGCCGGCATATTCAAGCTCGGTAAATTCATCCGCATGGTGCCGCACCCGGTAATGATTGGTTTCGTGAACGGCCTGGCTATCGTGATCTTCCTCGCGCAGCTGGGGCAGTTCAAAGTGCCAGATGCAACCGGTACCCTGCAATGGATGCAAGGCTCTCAGCTTTACATCATGCTTGGCTTGGTTGCCCTGACGATGTTCATCATCCACTTCTTGCCGAAGCTGACCAAAGCTGTACCTTCTTCTCTAGTTGCGATCATTACGGTAACAGTACTGGTTCACGGCCTTGGTTTGGATACCCGTACGGTGATTGATTTTGTCCGCTCTATGAGCGGCGATACCAACGCTACCCTAGCAGGCTCACTGCCAACATTCGCGCTCCCTGAAGTTGGCTTTAACATGGAAACCCTGCGCATCATCCTGCCTTACTCCTTGATTCTGGCCGCTGTAGGCCTGATCGAGTCGCTGCTGACCCTGACCGTTATTGATGAGATGACCGGTACCCGCGGTCAAGGTAACCGCGAGTGTGTTGGCCAGGGTGTCGCGAACGTTACCTGTTCAGTCTTCGGTGCCATGGGTGGCTGTGCGATGATCGGCCAGTCGATGATTAACATCAACTCGGGTGGCCGTGGCCGCCTGTCAGGCATCACTGGTGCGGTTGGTCTTCTGCTGTTTATCCTATTCGGTTCGTCACTGATTGAAATCATCCCTCTGGCTGCGCTGGTTGGGGTAATGTTCATGGTGGTTATCGGTACCTTTGAGTGGGCAAGCTTCAAAATGGCTCGCAAAGTACCGAAACACGACTTCTTCGCCATTATTTTGGTAACCGGTGTTACTGTCGCGTTTGACCTGGCATTGGCGGTTATCGTTGGTGTGATTTACTCTGCACTCGTGTTTGCCTGGAAGCACGCCAAGCACATCTACGCTTCAAGCTATATTGATGACAACGGCTCGAAAGTGTACGCGCTGGACGGCCCGCTGTTCTTCGGCTCGGTGTCCAACTTCCTGGAGCTGTTTGATGCCAAAAACGATCCTGCCGATGTGATCATTGATTTCGCCAAGTCGCGCGTAGCTGATCACTCGGCAATTGAAGCGATCGATACGATTGCCGAGCGTTATGCTAACCAAGGCAAGACCCTACATATCCGCCACTTAAGCCCTGAGTGCCGCTCGCTACTGAAAAAAGCAGGTAACCTGGTCGAAGTGAACCTGCTGGAAGACCCGACCTACAAGGTCGCGACCGATACCCTCGGCTAA
- a CDS encoding putative phosphotyrosine protein phosphatase (COG0394), which yields MTQRILVVCMGNICRSPTAEAVLRAKIAQRGLDVEVDSAGTIGFHQGEMPDHRARAAGEARGYSFEGMRARQIIDGDFEAFDLILAADNDNLRDLKRVCPTHLHRKLALFLEYGRQDVAEIPDPYYGGQRGFDYVLDLVEDAADGLLDRL from the coding sequence ATGACACAGCGGATTTTGGTGGTATGCATGGGGAATATCTGCCGTTCACCGACGGCAGAGGCGGTTTTGCGAGCGAAGATAGCGCAGCGGGGGCTAGATGTTGAGGTCGATTCTGCTGGCACGATTGGTTTTCATCAAGGCGAAATGCCGGACCACCGTGCTCGAGCCGCTGGTGAGGCGCGCGGGTACAGTTTTGAGGGAATGCGTGCCAGACAGATCATCGATGGGGATTTCGAAGCTTTTGACCTGATTCTGGCAGCTGATAACGATAATTTGCGAGACTTGAAGCGCGTCTGCCCGACGCATCTGCATCGCAAGCTAGCACTGTTTCTTGAGTATGGCCGCCAAGATGTCGCGGAAATTCCAGACCCCTATTACGGTGGTCAGCGCGGCTTCGACTATGTGCTCGATCTGGTTGAGGATGCGGCGGACGGTTTACTCGATAGACTATAG
- a CDS encoding cobalamin synthase (COG0368), with product MTLHSQAIKRQGQIFLIALAFFTRIPIPADTPYSPNLLNQANRYFALVGLVVGLVSAASFWLAHLILPLSVAVIIAMAASLLLTGAFHEDGLADVFDGFGGGWQPEQKLEIMKDSRLGTYGAAALFVVLAIKWSSLTALAELSPTLAASALFCLHGLSRAVAASLIFSYSYVRLDEQSKVKPLANEQSQQDLWVLIATSFFILLFLPLPTALLLSAVLLLVRYACGRWFTKQLGGYTGDCLGACQQLAEVTGYLLILAMVAQQ from the coding sequence ATGACATTGCATTCCCAGGCAATCAAACGGCAGGGGCAGATTTTTCTTATCGCCCTCGCTTTCTTTACCCGGATCCCGATCCCTGCCGATACCCCTTACTCCCCTAACCTGCTCAATCAGGCCAACCGCTATTTCGCCTTGGTCGGCCTGGTTGTCGGCCTCGTGAGCGCGGCTAGCTTCTGGCTAGCCCATCTTATTCTGCCGCTTTCGGTGGCGGTGATCATTGCTATGGCAGCAAGCCTGCTGCTAACCGGGGCTTTCCACGAGGATGGTCTGGCCGATGTCTTTGACGGGTTTGGCGGCGGATGGCAGCCCGAACAAAAACTCGAGATCATGAAGGACTCCCGGCTCGGCACCTATGGTGCGGCAGCGCTGTTCGTCGTGCTTGCTATCAAATGGTCTAGCCTGACCGCTTTGGCAGAGCTCTCGCCGACTCTTGCCGCTTCGGCACTATTCTGCCTTCACGGCTTAAGCCGTGCTGTTGCAGCTAGCCTTATCTTCAGCTACTCCTATGTTCGGCTCGATGAACAAAGCAAAGTCAAACCACTGGCCAATGAGCAAAGCCAACAAGATTTGTGGGTTTTAATTGCCACCAGTTTCTTTATATTACTGTTTTTACCGCTGCCGACGGCCTTGTTGCTCTCTGCCGTCCTCCTGCTGGTTCGCTATGCCTGTGGTCGTTGGTTCACCAAGCAACTAGGCGGCTATACTGGAGATTGCCTTGGCGCCTGTCAGCAACTTGCTGAAGTAACAGGTTATCTGCTTATATTGGCAATGGTAGCCCAACAATAA
- a CDS encoding cob(I)yrinic acid a,c-diamide adenosyltransferase (COG2109), whose translation MVDQSQKDSRYKARQQKVKAEIDARVASAQEEKGLFLIITGNGKGKSTSGFGTIARAVGHGQKCGVGQFIKGTWDCGERALLEQHGVDFAVMATGFTWETQNKEADTAAAQATWAECKKMLGNDSYDVILLDELTYMVSYGYIELSEVIAAINHRPESQSVIVTGRGAHRELIEIADTVSEVRNIKHAFEKGIKARKGVDW comes from the coding sequence ATGGTAGATCAATCTCAGAAAGACAGCCGCTACAAAGCCCGCCAGCAGAAAGTAAAGGCCGAAATAGATGCGCGTGTCGCGTCGGCACAAGAGGAGAAAGGGCTTTTCCTGATCATCACCGGTAATGGCAAAGGCAAATCCACCTCCGGATTTGGAACCATTGCGCGCGCGGTCGGCCACGGCCAAAAATGCGGCGTTGGCCAATTCATCAAAGGTACCTGGGACTGTGGCGAGCGCGCCCTGCTCGAGCAACACGGTGTCGACTTTGCGGTCATGGCTACCGGCTTTACCTGGGAAACCCAGAATAAAGAAGCTGACACCGCTGCCGCCCAAGCCACCTGGGCCGAGTGTAAAAAAATGTTGGGAAATGATAGTTATGATGTCATTCTTCTCGATGAACTTACCTACATGGTGAGTTATGGCTACATCGAGCTGAGCGAAGTCATAGCGGCCATCAACCATCGCCCAGAGTCGCAATCGGTGATTGTTACCGGCCGTGGTGCCCACCGGGAACTCATTGAAATCGCTGATACTGTCTCAGAAGTTCGCAATATCAAGCATGCCTTTGAAAAGGGGATCAAGGCACGCAAAGGCGTGGACTGGTAA